One window of the Perca flavescens isolate YP-PL-M2 chromosome 5, PFLA_1.0, whole genome shotgun sequence genome contains the following:
- the lifra gene encoding LIF receptor subunit alpha a: MPRLSVSPSSQPNCSPVWLISVLLGLLAIHTNAKDVLTVPQQVSLSANMYTQHLTISWLGGAVTTFDLIILRTELNETVFYETVSVTMNQVSGRHQWNWTSVEPLQCTSLSIKIRSRDGQTTSEWSNTQILQGSDLPSNEKFQMYPQDRIVPVGANTTFCCIVEEGLLFGTIHYGNTVMNTTRLSRRSFATTVVNQELSGETGTNVVCFDNQRTKLTGAVVFVGYPPLPTDFVCETRDLTSAVCQWKEKRDTNLYRKRGTRYSLNKRNCTLSSPEEKQKECSVAQWEGNFTLVAVNPLGQYSLTDSAEITHRVHPVAPDNLTFVVHAWNATVLWQWEYKSYPSLALDCQVELASQGYKTKRTFSGVGLRSVVLSDLYPDEDYNVQVRCGAQQNFWKWGSWSKSFSFKTNNYVPDAPDVWMWMNKDYTGQVIWKPLTQRQSHGLITGYEVTLWSPEVNIQHTELFSPDTYAVPVNLTQIATRSSDNKVMATVIAKNAAGVSQPASVLIPLRLTDVEPLTVSRAVYTDRGFPLFWQRNPNDTWAYVVEWYEASCKWDCPVEWIKLAAGNTNVTIKSANFQPGVRYNISLYSSSSEAPELLQHWQGYMQELVPSSSVLLSTTQHDSDVVLTWREIPLVNRRGFLLGYNIYISGGSQLTLLANLSDLESRSYTVKGLSQGLYNFTVKAYTSAGEDKGTTASITLEPYTDWLILEILASLGIIALLLAVVTFICYKKRKWVKKAFYPDIPEPKLSGDWSRSQGPLDVKPSPHSLVHMVEKPEWDSSKEVLVVIPEEDEFEGDEPVDTDEPTSLRYYNQVVDERPIRPRFPDSSDSSASSLDSACTDVTYTGIQTSGSSLVFQLDPQGSSEGHQPQADLSVCGGGGGGYRPQMQSRAPSDDIGLASPEPFLEPQAASAGDYKPQSSWHFDSPVEAGESGGLALSLGSPTSVASTQFLLPDGEEHAEEQRQPSSSAATWFTNLLSSTKP; encoded by the exons ATGCCTCGCTTAAGTGTCAGTCCCAGCTCACAGCCTAACTGTAGCCCTGTCTGGCTCATCTCTGTTCTCCTGGGCCTCTTGGCTATACACACTAATGCCAAAGATG tccTTACTGTACCCCAGCAGGTGAGCCTGTCAGCCAACATGTATACACAGCATCTAACCATATCCTGGCTGGGGGGAGCAGTCACAACCTTTGACCTCATAATTCTAAGAACTGAACTCAATGAAACTGTCTTCTAT GAGACGGTGTCTGTGACAATGAATCAGGTGAGTGGTCGGCACCAGTGGAACTGGACCTCAGTTGAACCTCTTCAGTGTACCTCGCTGTCGATCAAAATCCGCTCACGAGATGGACAGACAACAAGTGAATGGAGCAACACTCAGATACTTCAAG GAAGCGATCTCCCGAGCAATGAGAAATTCCAGATGTACCCCCAGGACAGAATTGTACCTGTGGGGGCCAACACCACCTTCTGTTGCATTGTGGAAGAGGGGTTGCTATTTGGTACCATCCATTATGGCAACACAGTCATGAACACAACACGGCTAAGTAGGCGAAGTTTTGCCACTACAGTGGTTAATCAGGAACTTTCCGGCGAGACGGGAACCAACGTCGTCTGTTTTGACAACCAGAGGACAAAGCTGACTGGAGCAGTGGTGTTTGTTGGAT ATCCACCACTACCCACTGATTTTGTGTGCGAGACTCGTGACTTAACCTCAGCTGTGTGCCAGTGGAAGGAAAAACGAGACACGAACTTGTATAGAAAACGAGGAACACGCTACTCGCTGAACAAGAG gaaCTGTACTTTGAGCAGCCCAGAGGAGAAGCAGAAAGAGTGTAGCGTGGCCCAGTGGGAGGGTAACTTTACACTGGTAGCTGTAAACCCTCTCGGCCAGTACAGCCTCACTGATTCTGCTGAGATCACTCACAGAG TGCACCCAGTTGCACCAGATAACCTAACCTTTGTTGTCCATGCCTGGAATGCCACTGTGTTGTGGCAATGGGAGTATAAGAGCTATCCCTCTTTGGCTCTTGACTGCCAGGTAGAGCTTGCCTCCCAAGGATACAAAACAAag cGTACCTTCTCTGGTGTGGGTCTGCGGTCGGTGGTTCTATCAGACCTGTATCCTGATGAGGATTACAATGTTCAAGTCCGCTGCGGTGCCCAGCAGAATTTCTGGAAGTGGGGAAGCTGGAGCAAATCATTTTCCTTTAAAACCAACAATTATG TTCCAGATGCTCCTGATGTGTGGATGTGGATGAACAAAGACTACACTGGGCAGGTCATTTGGAAG CCTCTGACACAAAGACAGAGCCATGGTCTGATCACAGGTTATGAAGTTACTCTCTGGAGCCCTGAAGTAAATATCCAGCACACAGAATTGTTTTCACCGGATACTTATGCTGTACCAGTCAACCTCACACAGATCGCTACCCGCAGCAGTGACAACAAGGTCATGGCAACCGTCATTGCAAAGAATGCTGCTGGGGTGTCTCAACCTGCAAGTGTACTTATACCTTTACGTCTAACAG ATGTGGAACCCCTTACTGTGTCCAGGGCAGTTTATACCGACAGAGGCTTCCCTCTGTTCTGGCAGCGCAATCCCAACGACACCTGGGCTTATGTGGTAGAATGGTATGAAGCTTCCTGCAAGTGGGACTGCCCTGTGGAGTGGATCAAGTTGGCCGCTGGAAACACTAATGTCACCATTAAGTCAG CCAACTTCCAGCCGGGTGTGAGGTACAACATTTCCCTGTACAGTAGCTCCTCAGAGGCCCCAGAGCTGCTGCAGCATTGGCAGGGATACATGCAGGAGCTGG TCCCTTCCAGTTCTGTCCTCCTGTCAACCACTCAGCACGACTCTGATGTTGTCCTTACCTGGAGAGAGATCCCGCTGGTCAACAGAAGAGGCTTCCTCCTGGGCTACAACATTTACATCAGTGGTGGCTCCCAGCTCACACTTCTAG CCAATCTGTCAGATCTAGAAAGCAGGAGCTACACAGTAAAAGGTCTCTCTCAAGGCCTCTATAACTTTACTGTCAAGGCCTACACCTCAGCAGGCGAGGACAAAGGCACCACTGCCTCCATAACGCTGGAGCCATACA CGGATTGGCTGATCCTAGAAATCTTGGCTTCCCTGGGAATCATAGCCTTACTCCTGGCCGTTGTCACCTTCATTTGctacaagaaaagaaaatg GGTGAAAAAGGCGTTCTATCCAGACATACCTGAGCCCAAGCTGTCTGGTGATTGGTCCAGGTCACAG GGGCCGTTGGATGTGAAGCCATCTCCCCACAGTTTGGTCCATATGGTAGAAAAGCCTGAGTGGGATTCTAGTAAAGAAGTGCTCGTCGTCATTCCTGAAGAAGACGAGTTTGAAGGAGACGAGCCAGTTGACACAGATGAGCCAACGTCATTACGCTACTACAACCAAGTGGTAGATGAGCGGCCCATAAGACCGCGTTTTCCAGACTCCTCAGATTCGTCTGCATCTTCTTTGGATTCAGCATGCACCGATGTGACGTACACCGGGATCCAGACCTCAGGGTCTTCTTTGGTGTTCCAGCTAGATCCACAGGGCTCTTCTGAGGGCCACCAACCCCAGGCTGATCTGTCTGtttgtggaggaggaggaggaggttacCGGCCCCAGATGCAATCTAGAGCCCCAAGTGATGACATAGGCCTAGCATCACCTGAGCCTTTCCTAGAGCCCCAGGCTGCCAGTGCTGGGGACTACAAACCCCAGAGCTCCTGGCATTTTGACTCCCCCGTAGAGGCTGGGGAAAGTGGGGGGCTGGCACTGTCTCTTGGATCCCCCACCTCAGTTGCTTCCACTCAGTTCCTCCTCCCTGATGGAGAGGAACATGCAGAGGAGCAACGACAGCCGTCATCATCGGCAGCAACCTGGTTCACCAACCTACTGTCATCCACAAAACCATGA